In Strigops habroptila isolate Jane chromosome 14, bStrHab1.2.pri, whole genome shotgun sequence, one genomic interval encodes:
- the NAT9 gene encoding N-acetyltransferase 9: MKINQNTVLQGKRATLVPYTSAHVPRYHEWMQSEELQRLTASEPLSLEQEYEMQCSWRDDADKCTFIVLDTERWPGQADEDCMVGDVNLFLTDPEDPALAEIEIMIAEPSYRGRGFGKEATLMMMSYGVRKLGITKFEAKIGQENEASICMFKKLHFKEVAVNSVFQEVTLRLEVSDQERRWLLEQTNHVKEKNYVELKLPAEVLET; this comes from the exons ATGAAGATTAACCAGAACACTGTGTTGCAAGGAAAGAGGGCAACCCTGGTGCCATACACCTCTGCACATGTGCCCCG GTACCACGAGTGGATGCAGTCAGAGGAGCTGCAGCGCCTGACAGCCTCTGAACCcctcagcctggagcaggagTATGAGATGCAGTGCAGCTGGAGGGACGACGCAGACA AATGTACCTTCATTGTGCTGGACACGGAGCGGTGGCCCGGGCAGGCGGATGAGGACTGCATGGTGGGGGATGTGAACCTCTTCCTCACTGACCCTGAGGATCCAGCTTTGGCTGAGATTGAAATTATGATTGCAG AGCCCAGCTACCGAGGCAGAGGATTTGGCAAGGAGGCAACTCTGATGATGATGTCCTATG GAGTGAGAAAGCTGGGGATCACCAAATTTGAGGCTAAGATTGGTCAGGAGAATGAAGCCAGCATCTGCATGTtcaaaaaacttcattttaaagag GTTGCTGTGAACAGCGTTTTCCAGGAGGTGACACTGAGGCTGGAGGTCAGTGACCAGGAAAGACGATGGCTCCTGGAACAGACAAACCACGTGAAGGAGAAGAACTACGTTGAACTGAAGCTGCcagctgaggtgctggagaCCTGA